The Christensenella timonensis DNA segment AAAGCGCGAGCGCTGCCGTCGTGCCGTGCGCGCCGCAGGTTTCCAGTCCCATTTCCTCCAGGATATACGCGACGCTGTCGCCGATCGCGGGCGTTGGCGCCAGCGATAAATCGACGATGCCAAAGGGAACGCCCAGCCTGCGGCTTGCTTCGCGTGCAACTAGCTGTCCCATACGCGTGATATTGAAGGCCGTGCGCTTGATCGTGTCCGCGATCTCATCAAACGGCTGTCCTTTTTTATTTTCCAGCGCGACTTTCACAACGCCCGGGCCGGATACGCCTACGTTGATCACGCAGTCTCCCTCGCCCGTGCCGTGGAACGCCCCCGCCATGAAGGGATTATCTTCCACCGCATTTGCGAATACGACCAGCTTGGCAGCGCCGATGCCGTCACGATCCGCGGTCAGCTCCGCGCTCTTTTTGATGATGCGCCCCATGTGCGCGACCTCGTCCATATTGATGCCCGCGCGCGTGGTGCCGATATTCACGGAGGAGCACACGAGGTCGGTCTGCGCCAGCGCCTCCGGGATCGTATCGATAAATTCCTTTTCTGCCTGTGTCGCCGCCTTTTGGACAAACGCGGAATATCCGCCGATGAAGTCCACGCCCACCTCTTTTGCGGCCTTGTCCATCGCCTTTGCAAACAGTACATAGTCCCCGCAGCCCTGCGAAATCAGCGATATGGGCGTCACGGATATCCGTTTATTGACGATCGGGATGCCAAACTCACCCTCGATCGCTTCTCCCGTGGGCACCAAATACCTTGCCTGCCGCACAATCTTTTCGTACACGCGCTGCGCGCCTGTTTTTGCGTCGCCGCCCACACAATCCAAAAGCGAGATACCCATCGTGATGGTGCGGATATCGAGGTTTTGTTTGGAGATCATATCTATCGTTTTTAGTATATCTTTTTGATTTATCATATTGCGCCCGCCCCTTATATCCTGTGCATACTGTTGAATATCTCTTCGCGCATCAGGCGGACTTCCAGCCCGATCTCCTCTCCCGCAGCTTCAAGCATCGTTTTGAGCTGCTCAAAAGATGCATTCAATGCGGAAAGGTCAATCAGCATCGTCATGGCAAAGTACTCGTCGCGCAGCACTGTCTGCGTGATGTCGAGGATATTCGCATTCACTTCGTATAGGGTATTCGATACTTTGGCAATGATGCCCGGCTTATCGTGTCCGAGGACGCTTACGATCGCTCTCATGTTCGTTTCATTCTCCTTTTATCGTTTCAAGCATGATCCCGCTCTTTGCGCGGGTACTTTTTTTCATATTCATATTTGGCGTTCTTGTAGGTATGGTAAGTGAACGCATACCAAAACGGGAAGATCAGCGTGACGATCACGATGGCCGCAAGAGCGAGCAGGATGACGAATATCATCAGCGGGTTTTGCAGCGCGAGCATCGGATCCACAAGGTAGAGCTCATACAGTTCTTTGAAGGGCAGCTGCGACAGCCAGTTGACGACCACGCCGCCCAGCGCTACGATGGCCGCAGCCGTTAAAATACGTGTGAAATTTCCCCAGAAATTTCCCAGGAACGCGTAGCGGTAAGACGTGAACACCGCGCCAAAGCCCGCCTTGCCCTGGATCGCCACCGTGTAGGGCACGAACACGATACCAAACAAGATGAACAGCGCGGCAACCGCCAGCAATACCACTGCCACGATCTCGCCTGCCGAAAGTGTGTTTTGGAGGACGCCGTCTACAAACGCGCCTGTCCCGACCACGCAGCCGATGAGCACAACGACAGGGACAAGCAGCGCAATGATCGCAAAATACGACCGGAGCATACTGCCGTAGCGCTTCTTTGCGTGCGCCGCCGCATCCTGAAAGGTGATTTCCCTGTTATGGTAATCGCTGTCGATCACATATACCACGTTGGAAACCATGAGCGGCGACAAAAAGAGAGCGATGCACAGTACGATCCCCAGGATAGAGAGCACGGAGCTCAAACTGCTGCCGCCTGTCTGTGAAAGCGTCAGCAAAAGCGAGCGCGCCACAGAAACCGTGCCCGGCATCGTGAAAAACATCAGCGGGACGAGCAGTACAAGCTGGAACAACAACAGCGGCACAAACAGCTTCCCAAAATTTTTCCTGTAGGCATACGCGGATTTCCGGAACATCTCGCGAAACCCCATCGGTAATTGATTCATTTCTGACCCCTCAACGCGGCCCGCCTTACGGGGCATCCGGCGTAAACCACTTGCTCCCCATGGCCTGGTATTTGTAATTTTTGATCGCGTCGACCGCCTCCCCGGGCGTTTTGACGACCTCGTAGACACTGAGCGCCTCTTCCTTGGCAAACCTCTGCGCTACGCTTTTTTCAAACATGGCGATCATCTCGTCGTAAAAACCGTTGGTATTTAAAATGACAATCGCTTTTTCATGCCGTTTCAGCTGCTTTAAGGTAATGACCTCGCACAGCTCCTCAAATGTACCGAAGCCGCCCGCCGTCACAATGAACGCATCGGCCATTTCTTCCATCACGAACTTGCGCTCGCGCATGGACGGGGAAACGATGAGCTCGTCGCAATCCTCAAACGGGATACCCGGCAGGTTCATGAACTCCGGAAGCACGCCCGTGATCCGTCCGCCGGCGGATTTTACGCCGCGTGCCGCATGCCCCATCATACCCATATCCCCTGCGCCGAAAACCATCTCCCATCCATTTTCGGCAATCAGCTTTCCCACCAGAAAAGCGTCGTCAAAATAGCTTTGATCCAGCACCGAGGAAGAGGATCCGAATACGCATATCTTTTTCATTGTTACACCCTTTCCTTTCGCATTAAACCCTTTTGAAAATCGTCTTTTGGTAGCGCTTCAGCAAGAAGAAAAGCGGCATACCTATCGCGTAACAGGCGACCGCCTGCCCTGCACCTACGCTGAGAACGTTGACCCAGTAGGGAAACGGGGTCTGCCCCTGCGCCACCAGCACCCACGCTACCAAAAACGCGTTGGCGACCACACTCGGCAGCGGCAGCAGCCATTTGCTTTTGTTGCGGATCAGCCAAGTGACCGTCGCGGCGAGAAGGGTCGCCAAGCTGCCGACCACGATATCCATGATCCCCAAGCCCACCGTATAAAGGTTTGCGAGCATACAGCCGATAAACAGCCCGGGCACCGCCGCAGGCGTGAAAAACGGCAGCACACACAGCGCCTCTGAAATACGCACCTGCACGCTCCCGTAACTAAGCGGCGCCAAAAGCAGCGTCAGCGCCGCATAGATCGCGGCGATCAGGCTTGCCTCGCACAAATAACGTACCTTTGATGTCCCTTGCATAGTTCCCCTCAACATTAAAATTAAATACAGTATAGTATAGCACATTTCCCGCGCGAATAAAACCGCCATGCAGCTTGAACTTGTGCGCCCGGATAGTATATGATAAGGATAGAATTTTGAATTTTGGGAAGCGAGGCACACTATGTTTGATTATCACGTCCATTCCACCGTGTCGTTCGACGGGCACGACAGTATGCTCAAATGTGCGCAGGCAGCGCGCGATAAAGGGTTTCAGGAAATATGCTTTACCGAGCACCATGAGCTCGGTTATCCATATGAGGAATCCAAGCCGTATTTTGATTTTGACCTTT contains these protein-coding regions:
- a CDS encoding PFL family protein, yielding MINQKDILKTIDMISKQNLDIRTITMGISLLDCVGGDAKTGAQRVYEKIVRQARYLVPTGEAIEGEFGIPIVNKRISVTPISLISQGCGDYVLFAKAMDKAAKEVGVDFIGGYSAFVQKAATQAEKEFIDTIPEALAQTDLVCSSVNIGTTRAGINMDEVAHMGRIIKKSAELTADRDGIGAAKLVVFANAVEDNPFMAGAFHGTGEGDCVINVGVSGPGVVKVALENKKGQPFDEIADTIKRTAFNITRMGQLVAREASRRLGVPFGIVDLSLAPTPAIGDSVAYILEEMGLETCGAHGTTAALALLNDAVKKGGIMASSHVGGLSGAFIPVSEDAGMIHAVETGALTLSKLEAMTCVCSVGLDMIALPGDTPDYVIAAIIADEAAIGMVNTKTTAVRLIPVPKKKVGESVSFGGLLGRAPIMPYHTNSPKEFIERGGRIPAPLHAQRN
- a CDS encoding ACT domain-containing protein, whose protein sequence is MRAIVSVLGHDKPGIIAKVSNTLYEVNANILDITQTVLRDEYFAMTMLIDLSALNASFEQLKTMLEAAGEEIGLEVRLMREEIFNSMHRI
- a CDS encoding LOG family protein, encoding MKKICVFGSSSSVLDQSYFDDAFLVGKLIAENGWEMVFGAGDMGMMGHAARGVKSAGGRITGVLPEFMNLPGIPFEDCDELIVSPSMRERKFVMEEMADAFIVTAGGFGTFEELCEVITLKQLKRHEKAIVILNTNGFYDEMIAMFEKSVAQRFAKEEALSVYEVVKTPGEAVDAIKNYKYQAMGSKWFTPDAP
- a CDS encoding QueT transporter family protein; translated protein: MQGTSKVRYLCEASLIAAIYAALTLLLAPLSYGSVQVRISEALCVLPFFTPAAVPGLFIGCMLANLYTVGLGIMDIVVGSLATLLAATVTWLIRNKSKWLLPLPSVVANAFLVAWVLVAQGQTPFPYWVNVLSVGAGQAVACYAIGMPLFFLLKRYQKTIFKRV